In Streptomyces erythrochromogenes, the DNA window GTCCCCGCATCCCGAGCACCCCAAGGCCTACGGCGAAACCGCCCCGGCCGACGGGCTCGCCGCCTTCGAGGCGCTCCGCGGCACCCGCATCGACCTCGGCCAGCCCGGCACCGACGGCTGGACGGGCGCCGAGAAGTCCCCGTACGGCCCGGAGCTGGGTGTCGAGTACCCGCACGTGGACCCGGACGTGCTGCTGCCCGCGATGAAGGCCGGCATGGCCGCGTGGCGCGACGCCGGACCCGAGGCGCGCGCCCTGGTCTGTATCGAGATCCTGGCCCGCATCTCCGCCCGTACCCACGAGTTCGCGCACGCGGTCATGCACACCAGCGGCCAGGCCTTCATGATGGCGTTCCAGGCGGGCGGCCCCCACGCGCAGGACCGCGGTCTGGAGGCCGTGGCCTACGCCTACGAGGAGCAGACCCGCGTCCCGGGGCAGGCCGACTGGTCCAAGCCGCAGGGCAAGAAGGACCCGCTGGAGCTCGGCAAGACCTTCACGGCGGTCCCCCGCGGCATCGCCCTCATGATCGGCTGCAACACCTTCCCCACCTGGAACGGCTACCCGGGCCTGTTCGCCTCGCTGGCCACCGGCAACCCGGTGCTGGTCAAGCCGCACCCGCGGGCCGTGCTGCCGCTCGCCCTGACCGTGCAGGTGGCGCGGGAGGTGCTCGCGGAGGCCGGCTTCGACCCGAACCTGGTGGCGCTCGCGGTCGAGCGTCCGGGCGAGGGCATCGCCAAGGACCTCGCCGTCCGCCCCGAGATCAAGCTGATCGACTACACCGGGTCCACGGAGTTCGGCGACTGGCTGGAGGCCAACGCCCGACAGGCGCAGGTCTACACGGAGAAGGCGGGCGTCAACACCGTCGTCCTGGACTCCACCGACAACTACAAGGGGATGCTGGCCAACCTGGCCTTCTCCCTGTCGCTCTACAGCGGCCAGATGTGCACCACCCCGCAGAACCTGCTGATCCCGCGCGACGGCATCGCGACGGACGCCGGACACAAGTCCTACGACGAGGTCGTGGCCGACCTCGCGGCCTCGGTCGGCGGCCTGCTCGGCGACGACGCCCGGGCCAACGCGCTGCTCGGCGCGCTGGTCAACCCGGACGTCAAGACGCGCCTGGAGGCGGCGGCCGGGCTCGGTGAGGTCGCGCTGGCCTCCCGCGAGGTCACCAACCCCGAGTTCCCGGACGCCGTGGTCCGTACGCCGGTGATGGTCAAGCTGGACGCCGCCAAGCCGGACCCGGAGGCGCCCTTCCTCTCCGAGTGCTTCGGCCCGGTCTCCTTCGCGGTGGCCGTGGACTCCACTGCGGACGCGCTGGACCTGCTGCGCCGCACCGTGCGCGAGAAGGGCGCCATGACCGTGGGCGCCTACACCACCTCCCCGGACACCGAGCGGGCCCTCGAGGAGGTCTGCCTGGAGGAGTCCGCGCAGCTCTCCCTGAACCTGACCGGCGGGGTCTACGTCAACCAGACCGCGGCCTTCTCGGACTTCCACGGCTCCGGCGGCAACCCGGCCGCCAACGCCGCGCTGTGCGACGGCGCCTTCGTCTCGAACCGCTTCCGCGTGGTGGAGGTCCGCCGCCAGGCGTAGGCCCTGTCGTCAGAGCCCCGCCCGGCCCGCGTCGGGCGGTGGACGCCTCCTCCCCGAAAGTGCGGACGGAGGCGTCCGCCCGGGCCGTCCTGCGCAGGGCGGCGCGGACCGGCGCCGGGGTCCTGGCCGGGGGAGTCCTAGGAGTCCTCGCCGCCCCGTTCGGAGGCCGCCGGGGGGCCGCCCCAGTGGAAGAGGGTCATGGCCACGCTGGTGGCGAGGTTGTAGCTGGAGACCTGGGGGCGCATCGGCAGGGACACCAGGTGGTCGGCCCGCGCGCGCAGCTCGGGGGAGATCCCGTGCCGCTCCGAGCCGAAGGCCAGCAGCGCTTCGTCCGGGAGGGTGAGGCCGCGGATGTCCTCGCCCTCCGGGTCGAGCGCGTAGAGCGGGCCGGGCGGCAGCTCCTCCAGTGCGAGGCGCTCGACGGTGGTGGCGTAGTGCAGTCCGGCCCCGGCCCGGACCACGTTCGGGTGCCAGGGGTCGAGGTCGCCGCGGGTCACCACGCCGGTGGCGCCGAAGCCGGCGGCGAGGCGGACGACGGCTCCGACGTTGCCGAGGTTGCGGGGGTTGTCGAGGACGACGACGGGCGCCGGCCTGGGCATCCGCCCCAGGCCCGCGAGGCCCGCCGCCCGGTCGGGCCGTACGGCGAGGGCCGCGACCCCGGTGGGGTGGACGCGGGGCAGCAGCTCCTTGAGCACGGCCGGCCGCACCAGGCGGGCCACGTCGGCCTCGACGTCCGGAGCCAGCTCGCGGGCCAGTTCCCGTACGGCCCCGGGATCGTCGGCGACGACCCTGCGCACGTCGGCCCCGAAGCGCAGCGCGTGCTTGAGCGCGTGGAACCCGTCGAGGAGGACGAGGCCCTCCCGCCCGGCGTCCTCCCGCCACTGCCGCGCCGTCTCGTCCGCACCTGCCCGCTCGCTCATCCCCCGACCCTACGGCCCTCCGGCTCCTGCTCCCGTTCCGGCTCCTGCTCCGCTTCCGGCTCCGCACGGGCTCCCGGGACCCCGCCGCCGGCGCCGGCGCCGGCGCCCCGCAGGAAGGGGGCCCGCCGCCGGGCGGCGGCCCGTGCGCCGAGCCACACGAGGAACCCGGTCGGCAGGAAGACGGCATCGGCGGCGATCATCGCCAGCGAGAAGAACGGCAGTCCCAGCAGCACCGCGATCCCCGCGTGCTCCAGCATCATCAGGGCCAGCAGGACGTTCTTGATCCGCCGGTTGAAGAGCGTGAACGGGAAGGCCACCTGCACGGCCACCGTGCCGTACGACAGCAGCATCACCAGCGTCCCGCTGCCGGCCAGCAGTTCGGACAGCGCCGGCCAGGGGGTGAAGTAGTCCAGCCCCAGGGGGTAGTACAGCGCCGTCCCGTCCTGCCACCGCGAGCCCTGGATCTTGTACCAGCCGGCCGTCGCGTAGATCAGGCAGACCTCCGCCATGATCACCAGCATGCCCGCGTTGTGCAGCAGGTTGGCCAGGACGTCCAGGACCGCCCGCCCCTCGCCCTCGGGCTCGTAGCGGTCGACCAGCCACCACAGGCCGCAGACCACCCACAGCGCTGCGAACCCCGCGAGCCAGCCGAGGCTGAACCGCCCGGTGGCCGCCCCGTACGCGAAGACCGCCCCCAGCACACCCCACAGCACGGGCCCGGCCGCCCCGGCCGTCGCGGTGCCCCGCGTACGCGCCCTGCGCGCGTCCAGCGACCACACCTGCGCGCACCGGGTCAGCACTAGGTAGATCGCGACCAGGTGGATCACGTTGTCCCCGCCGTCGCCCATGAACACGCTGCGGTTCTGCAGGGACAGCACGCCGATCATGAACACCACGGACGTCGCCCGGGTCCGCCAGCCCAGCAGCAGGCCGATGCTCGCCAGCACGGCCACGGCGTAGACGGCCTCGAACCACAGGGCCGAGCCCGACCACGTCAGGACGGTGAAGGCGCCGTTGGAGTCGAGCAGCCGCTGCGCAAGCTCCTGGCTCCACGGCCCGTCCGGGCCGTACAGCTCGGCGCGGTGGGGGAACTCCCGCAGCAGGAAGAAGAGCCAGGTGCCGGCGAAGCCGATGCGGACTACGGCGCTCTGGTACGGGCCCAGCGCCTGCCCGCTGACCTTGGCGACGGCCCGTGCCAGCGCGGCGCGGGCCCGTCTCACACCTTCCACCACGGCAGCTCCCGGTAGTAGGTCTGGGTGTCGGTGGTCTCGGAGCTCCACTTCGGCGCGGGCACGGCCGTCGTCGCCGAGCGCATCTGGATCCGCAGGATGCGCCCGCCCTCGCGGTCCGGGGTGAGCCGGTTCATCGCGATCCGCCGCAGGTACTCCTCGGAGAGCTCGCCGCGCTCGCCGACGGGCTTCTCGTCCTCGTCGTGGGAGCCGGTGTAGAAGTCCCAGGCCCGGCGCAGCTCGTTCTGCTCCGTGTGGCTCGGCAGCAGGCTGTGCCGGATCGCCGCGGCGTCCTCGGCGCTCAGGTCCCGCCAGCCGGTGGTGATCAGCTCGCCGCCGGCGGTCCGGACCTCGGCACGGACCTCCACGGAGATGTTCTGCTGGAGCGGGTTGGGCGCGAAGAGCTTCCAGTTCTGTTCGAACTCGGGATAGATCCAGGCGTCGATCGTCCGCGCGTGCTGCTTGCTCACCGTGTTGGAGGGGGCCACGTGCAGGAAGACCAGCGCGAGGTGCGTGCACGCGGCAAGCCCCATGGCGCCCAGCGCCAGGGCCGTCACGACCCGGTACGGGGTGGACAGACCGGCGATTCCGGGCGCTCTGCGGGGTCGCGGAGCGGTCTCTTCGGCGAGCTCGTGCCCGTTCGAATCCATCCCGCCCCGATCGTCCGGCGTCCACAGGGTTGACCACAGAGGTTGACACCCTACGGGCCGCCGTCTCACCATTGAAGCGAATGAACCGAACGATCGGTCGGTCGGGCGGACGGCAGACTCTGACAAGGGGCCGGAATGGTGGGAGTGACCCCGGAAACGGGCCCGGACACGGCCCTGGGGACAGACGGGACGGACGGGACGGGCATGACGGCTGACCTGAGCGCACAGCTCGCGGCGGCGTTCGACGCCGCCGTGGCGGCGGACGAGCGCGTGGAGCCGCGCGACTGGATGCCCGAGCAGTACCGCGCCTCCTTGGTCCGGCAGATGGCGCAGCACGCCCACTCCGAGATCATCGGCATGCAGCCCGAGGCCAACTGGATCACCCGGGCGCCCTCGCTGCGCCGCAAGGCGATCCTGATGGCCAAGGTCCAGGACGAGGCGGGCCACGGCCTGTACCTCTACAGCGCGGCCGAGACCCTCGGCACCAGCCGCGACGAGCTCCTCGACAAGCTCCACTCGGGGAAGCAGAAGTACTCCTCGATCTTCAACTACCCCACCCTGACCTGGGCGGACGTCGGCGCCATCGGCTGGCTCGTGGACGGCGCGGCGATCACCAACCAGGTGCCGATCTGCCGCTGCTCCTACGGGCCCTACGCCCGCGCCATGGTCCGGATCTGCAAGGAGGAGTCCTTCCACCAGCGCCAGGGCTTCGAGCTCCTCATGGCCCTCTCCAAGGGCACCGAGGCCCAGCACGCCATGGCCCAGGACGCGGTCGACCGCTGGTGGTGGCCCTCGCTGATGATGTTCGGCCCGCCGGACGACGAGTCGGCGCACTCGGCGCAGTCCATGGCCTGGCGCATCAAGCGCCACTCCAACGACGAGCTGCGCCAGCGGTTCGTGGACATCGCCGTCCCCCAGGCCGAGTCCCTCGGCCTGACCCTGCCCGACCCGGACCTCAAGTGGAACGAGGAGCGCGGCCACCACGACTTCGGTGCCATCGACTGGGCCGAGTTCTGGGACGTGCTCAAGGGCAACGGCCCCTGCAACGAGCAGCGCATCGGCCAGCGGCGCCGGGCCCACGAGGAAGGTGCCTGGGTGCGCGACGCGGCCGCCGCGTACGCGCAGAAGCAGGCGGCACAGCAAGCGGCGAAGCACGCCGGACAGAACGAGGAGGCACGGGTATGACGCAGAACTGGCCCCTGTGGGAGGTGTTCGTGCGCTCGCGCCGCGGCCTCTCGCACACGCACGCGGGAAGCCTGCACGCCCCCGACGCGGAGATGGCCCTGCGCAACGCCCGCGACCTCTACACCCGGCGCAACGAGGGCATCTCGATCTGGGTGGTCCCCTCCACCGCGATCACCGCCTCCTCGCCGGACGAGCGGGACCCCTTCTTCGCCCCGTCCGCCGACAAGCCGTACCGGCACCCCACCTTCTACGACATCCCGGAGGGAGTGAGCCACCTGTGACCGGCACCGACACCAACGCCGCCACCGTCACCGCGGCGGCCCTCGCCCTCGGCGACGACGCGCTGATCCTCTCCCACCGCCTCGGCGAGTGGGCGGGACACGCCCCCGTCCTGGAGGAGGAGGTCGCCCTCGCCAACATCGCGCTCGACCTGCTCGGCCAGGCCCGCATCCTGCTGTCGATGGCCGGCGACGAGGACGAGCTGGCCTTCCTGCGCGAGGAGCGGTCCTTCCGCAACCTCCAGCTGGTCGAGCAGCCGAACGGCGACTTCGCCCACACCATCGCCCGCCAGCTCTACTTCTCCGTCCACCAGCACGAGCTCTACGCGGAACTCGCCCGCGGGGACGGCCCGTTCGCGCCGCTCGCGGCCAAGGCCGTCAAGGAGACGGCGTACCACCGCGACCACGCCGAGCAGTGGACCCTGCGGCTCGGCGACGGCACCGAAGAGAGCCGCGCCCGCATGCAGGCCGCGCTGAAGGCCCTGTGGAAGTACACCGGGGAGCTCTTCCAGCCGGTGGACGGCCTCGACGGCGTGGACTGGGCCGCCCTCGAAGAGCGCTGGCTGGCCGCGCTGACCGACGTCGTCGAGCGGGCCGGGCTCACCCTGCCCGAAGGACCGCGCACCGGCGCCTGGGCAGCCGGGTCCGGCCGCCAGGGCCTGCACACCGAGTCCTTCGGCCGGATGCTGGCCGAGATGCAGCATCTGCACCGCAGCCACCCGGGGGCGTCATGGTGACCACCGCCGGCGTCCCGACCACCCGCCTGGAGGCCGAGCTGGCCGAGCTGGCCGGATCCGTCCCGGACCCCGAGCTGCCGGTGCTCACCCTCGGCGAGCTGGGCGTGGTGCGCGGTGTGCGGATGCACGAGGACGGCCACGCCGAGGTCACCCTCACGCCCACCTACACCGGCTGCCCGGCCATCGAGGCCATGTCCGCCGACATCGAGCGGGTCCTGACCGGCCACGGCATCCCCCAGGTGCGGGTGACCACCGTGCTTGCCCCGGCCTGGTCCACGGACGACATCAGCGCCGAGGGCCGCCGCAAGCTGGCCGAGTTCGGCATCGCCCCGCCCCGGCCGCACGCGGCCGGCGGGCCCGTCCCGGTGACCCTGTCCGTCCGCTGCCCGAACTGCGGATCGACCGACACCGAGCTGCTGAGCCGCTTCTCCTCCACCGCGTGCAAGGCGCTGCGCCGCTGCACCGCCTGCCGCGAACCGTTCGACCACTTCAAGGAGCTGTAGATGGCCGCCCCCCGCCACGGCGCGTTCCACCCGCTGACGGTGGCGGACGTCGACCGGCTCACCGACGACTCGGTGGCGCTGACCCTGCGGGTTCCCGAGGAGCTGCGCGAGGACTACCGGCACGCCCCCGGCCAGCACCTGACGCTGCGCCGCACCGCCCCCGACGGCGGCACCGAGGTCCGCCGCACCTACTCGATCTGCTCGCCCGCCCCCACGGCGGACGGCCCGGGCCCGGCCCTGCTGCGGGTCGGCGTGCGGCTCGTGGAGGGCGGCGAGTTCTCCACCTTCGCGCACAAGGAGATCGCGGCCGGCGACGTGCTGGACGTCATGGTCCCGGCCGGGCGCTTCGTCCTGGACCCCGCCGCGGCCCCCGCCTCCGGGCACTACGCCGCGATCGTCGGCGGCAGCGGGATCACACCCGTGCTCTCGATCGCCGCGAGCCTGCTGGCCGCGCGGCCCGACGCCCGCTTCTGCCTCGTGCGCAGCGACCGTACGGCCGCTTCGACGATGTTCCTGGAGGAGGTCGCCGACCTCAAGGACCGCTATCCGTCGCGGTTCCAGCTGGTCACGGTCCTCTCCCGGGAGGAGCAGGAGTCGGGACTGCCCTCCGGCCGGCTGGACGAGGAGCGGCTGGCCTCCCTGCTGCCCGCGCTGCTGCCGGTGGCGGAGGTCACGGGCTGGTTCCTGTGCGGGCCCTACGGCCTGGTGCAGGGAGCAGAGCGCGCCCTGAGCTCGCTCGGCGTCGCCCGGACCCGGGTGCACGAGGAGATCTTCCACGTCGAGGACACCACCCCCGCGCCGGCCCGCGCGACGGCGTCGGCGGCTGCCACGCACGGCCGGGTCACCGCACGGCTCGACGGGCGCTCCGGCACCTGGCCCGTCCAGGACGGCGAGTCGCTGCTGGACGCGGTGCTCCGCAACCGCGCGGACGCCCCCTACGCCTGCAAGGGCGGTGTCTGCGGCACCTGCCGGGCGTTCGTGGTGTCGGGTGAGGTCCGGATGGACCGCAATTTCGCCCTGGAGGCCGAGGAGACCGACGCCGGCTTCGTCCTGGCCTGCCAGTCGCACCCGGTCACCGAGGAAGTGGAGATCGACTTCGACCGCTAGTCACTGCCCCCCGGTCCCGCCCCGGCCGTCCTCCCCTGTCCATTTTCAGGAACGTGTTCTATCTTGACGCCCCGTCAGGTCAGAACGGGAGGACAGGCAGTGGACTTCACCTTCACCGAGGAGCAGCGGGCCGCCGTCGAGGCGGCCAGGGCCGTGTTCGCGGACGTCGCGCCCGACGGCGTGCCCAGCCCCGCGCTCACCCCGGGCGCCGTCGCCGACGACTTCGACCGCCCGCTGTGGGCCAAGCTCGCCGCGTCCGACCTGCTCGGCCTCGTCCTCGCCGAGGAGCACGGCGGCGCAGGCCTGGACACCATCGCCCTGTGCCTCGTCCTGCGCGAGGCCGCCCGGGTGCTGGCCCGGGTCCCGCTGCTGGAGCACTGCGCCACCGCCATGGCCGTCCAGGCGCACGGCAGCCCCGAACTGGCCGCCGCCCTGCTGCCCGGCGCCGGACGCGGCACGCTCGTCCTCACCGCGGCCGCCAACGGCCGCTCCGGCCACGACCCGGCCGAACTCGCCGTCACCGCACGGCTCGACGGCGAAGCGTGGGTCCTGGAGGGCACCCAGACCGCCGTCCCCTGGGCGCACACCGCCGATTGGATCGCCGTACCGGCCCACACCGGCGAGGGCGAGTCCGTCCTCGCGCTGGTCCCGCGCACCGCCGAGGGTCTCGCCCTCGCCGAGCAGGTCTCCACCAGCGGCGAGCGGTTCGCCGAACTCGCCCTGGACGGCGTACGGGTGGAGCGCAGCCACCTGATCGACAACCCGGAGGCCTGGGAGCGGCTCCGCCAGCTCCTCACCACCGGTACCTGCGCCCTCGCGCTCGGACTGGGCGAGGGCGTCCTCCGCATGACGAGCCAATACACCAGCAAGCGCGAGCAGTTCGGCTTCCCCGTGGCCACCTTCCAGGCGGTCGCCGTCCAGGCCGCCGACCGCTACATCGACCTGCGCGCCATGGAGGTCACCCTGTGGCAGGCCGCCTGGCGGCTCGACGCCGCCACGGGCGGCGCCGGCGGTCCGCTGCCGAGTGCGGGCGACGTGGCGGTCGCCAAGATCTGGGCCTCGGAGGGCGTGCGCAGGGTCGTACAGACGGCCCAGCACCTGCACGGCGGCTTCGGTGCCGACACCGACTACCCGCTGCACCGCTATCACGCCTGGGCCAAGCAGCTGGAGCTCCAGCTGGGCCCGGCGGCCGCGCACGAAGAGGCCCTGGGCGACCTGCTGGCCGCCCACCCCCTCGCCTGACCCCCTAGAGCACGAAGGCCGGGTTTCCGCTGTCCGTCACCATCGGGCGCCCGGCACCGTCCCAGGCCTGCATCCCGCCGTCGACGTTCACGGCGTCGATGTCCTGGCGCACCAGGTACTGGGTGACCTGCGCGGAGCGCCCGCCGACCCGGCACATCACGTACACGCGGCGGCCGTCCTCGACGGCCTCCGTCAGCTCGCCGAAGCGGGCCACGAAGTCGCTCATGGGGATGTGCAGAGCGCCCTCGACGTGCCCGGCCGCCCATTCGTCGTCCTCACGGACGTCGAGGACAAAGCCTTCGGAGGGCACCGCGGCGGCATCCACCGAGGGAAGCGGTCCGAAGTTCATAACTGTCGCCTTCTCTCTTCACAGGTCTGCGGCCAACCTATCCGACCCGCAGCCCCGGCCACGTCCGTGCGGGGCGCCCCGCTCTCACTCGGCGGCGAGCTCGGCCGCCAGCTCCGCCTCGCGCTCGGAGACCTGTGCCAACAGCTGCTCCGCGATCTCCTCCAGCAGCCGGTCCGGGTCGTCGGGAGCCATCCGCAGCATCGACCCGATCGCGCTCTCCTCCAGCTCCTTCGCCACGAGCGACAGCAGCTCCTTGCGGCGCGCCAGCCACTCCAGCCGGGCGTACAGCTCCTCGCTCTCGCCGGGCGCGGCCGCCTCGGGCGCCGGCCCGGCCGCCCACTCCTCGGCCAGCTCGCGCAGCAGCCCCTCGTCGCCCCGCCCGTACGCGGCGTTGACCCGCGCGATGAACGCGTCGCGGCGCTCCCGCTCGCCCTCCTCCTGGGCCAGGTCGGGGTGGGCCTGGCGGACCAGCTCGCGGTAGAGGCGGCGTACCTCCTCGGAGGGCCGCACCCGCTCCGGCGGCCGGACGGGCCGGTCGGTGAGCATCGCGGCGGCGTCGTCGGAGATGCCCTCCGAGCCCAGCCAGTCGTGGAAGAGCTCGTCCACCCCGGGCATCGGCATGACCAGCGAGCGCGCGTCCCGGGCCCGCCGCAGGTCCTCGGCATCGCCGGTGCGCGCCGCCTTCGCCTCGGCGATCAGCGCGTCCAGCTCGTCGAGCCGCGTGTACATGGGTCCGAGCTTCTGGTGGTGCAGGCGGGAGAAGTTCTCCACCTCCACGCGGAAGGTCTCCACCGCGATCTCGAACTCGATCAGCGCCTGCTCGGCGGCCCGTACGGCCCGCTCCAGGCGCGCCTCGGGGCGTTCCTCGGGACGCTCCTCACCGGTGACGGCGGAGTCGCCGGATCCACCGGGGACTGTCTGCTCAGGCTGCTCGGTCTGCTCGCTCACCCGGCCAGGGTACGGCCCGCCCGCGCGGGCGATGTTTCACGTGAAACATCGCCCGTCGCGCAGCGACCCGCGCGACCTACACTCCGGTCTCCGCGGCGATGCGGCCGGCCCGCACCGCGGCCACCAGGTCGGCGTGGTCGGCCTCGGTCCGGTCGGCGTAGGCCACGGCGAACGCCGCCATCGCCTCGTCCAGCTCTTCGTTCTTCCCGCAGTAGCCGGCCAGCAGCCGGGGATCGACGCTGTGCGCGTGCGCCCGGGCCAGCAGCGCTCCGGTCATCCGCCCGTAGTCGTCGATCTGGTCGGGGGTCAGGGCCGCCGGGTCCACGCTGCCCTTGCGATTGCGGAACTGGCGGACCTGGTACGGGCGCCCCTCCACCGTGGTCCAGCCCAGCATGATGTCGGAGACCACCTGCATCCGCTTCTGCCCGGCCACCACCCGGCGGCCCTCGTGCTCCTCCGGCGGCGAGGTGAAGCCCAGCCCCGGCAGGTGCGGGAGCAGCACCGAGGGCCGGGCCTCCTTCACCTGGAGGACCAGCGGTTCGCCCCGGTGGTCCAGCAGCAGGACCACGTACGAACGGGTGCCGACGCTCCCGGTGCCCACCACGCGGAAGGCCACGTCGTGGATCGCGTACCGGGCCAGCAGCGGCAGCCGGTCGCCCTGGAGGGTCTGCAGGTAGGGGCCGAGCGAGGCGGCGACGGCCGCAGCCTCCCCGTCCGTGACGCGGCGCAGCACGGGCAGCGCGTCGACGAAGCGGCGACCGCCGTCCGGTCCGATCTCGGTCGACTTGGTGGCGAACCGCGCGGAGGTGTTGTTGCGGGCCTTCTCGGAGACCCGCTCCAGGGTGCCCAGCAGATCGCGGGCGTCGGCGTGCGAGACCAGTTCCTCGTCGGCGATGGCGTTCCAGGCATCGAGCGCGGGCAGCTTGGCCAGCAGCCGCATGGTCCGCCGGTAGGCGCCCACTGCGTCCAGCGCGGCCGCCCGGCAGGTGTCCTCGTCCGCCCCGACCACCCGGCCGGCCAGCACCAGCGAG includes these proteins:
- a CDS encoding DUF2252 domain-containing protein, translated to MAATAGQRIPDVAGFAPRVAADSPKEAGKALRVRVPRAAHAGFTMPAGRPDAVRAVEESNAGRVAELTPIRVGRMAANPFAFLRGAAGLMAHDLSGSPVTGVGAQICGDAHAANFGLYGDARGRLVIDLNDFDETVFGPWEWDVKRLAASLVLAGRVVGADEDTCRAAALDAVGAYRRTMRLLAKLPALDAWNAIADEELVSHADARDLLGTLERVSEKARNNTSARFATKSTEIGPDGGRRFVDALPVLRRVTDGEAAAVAASLGPYLQTLQGDRLPLLARYAIHDVAFRVVGTGSVGTRSYVVLLLDHRGEPLVLQVKEARPSVLLPHLPGLGFTSPPEEHEGRRVVAGQKRMQVVSDIMLGWTTVEGRPYQVRQFRNRKGSVDPAALTPDQIDDYGRMTGALLARAHAHSVDPRLLAGYCGKNEELDEAMAAFAVAYADRTEADHADLVAAVRAGRIAAETGV